A DNA window from Paenibacillus sp. HWE-109 contains the following coding sequences:
- a CDS encoding helix-turn-helix transcriptional regulator has product MVSFILFSVVYYRGGIKDEIIKYNTLSLQKTSENYENLIAVIHSSVLAVSLELEEVQSPSINYMNALSTMQKLRLVMSNRQLYLENILLMFQNSGYTLEKGRGTDVNTMFDRYYNSKDYNASFWNDQYALPYKFQVLPASSFAESDSTGRMGERTLLPIVVKNEQLPNFYLIAMVEADTIYAQLHQTLDDQFYIINEADQPMYHSPGANQVSLPKFKYHSGYMIKDNIYYFYKKGASGLTYIHVVPDNTISSQVRWNFSFVLLLILTIAISLIASFLFSVRLNTPVKRIIEGIQKWNTHPLWESGIKEFNIIHHKISDILKSNQDMHQDMSEKESLLRYYAYSNVLKKIRHQHGDSTPWLPSDRPFVLVLFKVNYKANLYRLEVDEERATVFIREYINRIIAETFSDSLTFQMENDQILSIIFTEITDPNINHTLKQINHMMEAEREYCFLTITASGGTEDWNEAYQSGLEQLKKRKFDDETQIIVDTELQAENIRLTQAQEEELDANLYNGNDDVVLLLVRRVLARIRKSNESTKSVHQFAESILLHTQRNLQQRNIDHTFLRQTFAELQNCHTYEQLDTLLSCDIKRSALLVRELKDKRDHIIHYVYEYLENNYDKDITLDIMADKLHITRSYLSTYFKEKTGTNFVDYVNSVRIDKAKKLLLNPDIRIQDIAQFAGYQNINSFNRMFKKSTGFTPSEFRRNEQQ; this is encoded by the coding sequence TTGGTTTCGTTTATTTTATTTTCCGTCGTCTACTACAGGGGGGGGATTAAAGATGAGATCATTAAATACAATACACTCAGCTTGCAAAAAACATCCGAAAACTATGAGAATCTAATAGCTGTCATTCATAGTTCCGTTCTAGCCGTTTCACTAGAACTAGAGGAAGTGCAAAGTCCGTCCATTAATTATATGAACGCGCTTTCTACGATGCAGAAGCTCCGACTAGTGATGTCCAATCGACAATTATACTTGGAAAATATATTGTTGATGTTTCAGAATTCTGGCTATACGCTTGAAAAAGGCCGTGGGACTGATGTCAACACCATGTTCGATCGCTATTACAATAGCAAGGATTACAACGCCTCTTTCTGGAACGATCAATATGCTTTACCGTACAAATTCCAAGTACTACCTGCTTCTTCGTTTGCTGAGTCCGATTCTACAGGACGAATGGGTGAACGGACGTTACTGCCCATTGTCGTCAAGAATGAACAGCTTCCGAACTTTTATTTAATCGCTATGGTCGAGGCAGACACCATTTACGCCCAACTGCATCAGACCCTCGACGACCAGTTTTATATCATAAATGAAGCTGATCAACCCATGTATCATTCTCCAGGCGCCAATCAAGTCTCATTACCCAAATTCAAATATCATTCAGGTTATATGATTAAGGATAATATCTACTACTTCTATAAAAAAGGCGCGAGCGGACTAACTTATATTCATGTGGTTCCAGATAACACAATCTCGAGTCAGGTGCGTTGGAATTTCTCATTTGTGTTGTTGCTCATCCTCACCATTGCTATTAGCCTGATTGCTTCCTTCCTGTTTAGCGTTCGACTCAACACACCTGTTAAGCGGATTATTGAAGGGATTCAGAAGTGGAATACCCATCCACTTTGGGAGAGTGGAATCAAGGAATTTAATATCATCCATCACAAAATAAGTGACATCCTCAAATCAAACCAGGATATGCATCAGGATATGTCAGAGAAAGAGTCTCTGCTGCGGTACTACGCTTATTCCAATGTATTAAAAAAGATACGTCATCAGCATGGTGATAGCACACCTTGGCTTCCATCGGATCGTCCCTTTGTTCTGGTATTGTTTAAAGTCAATTACAAAGCTAATCTGTATCGTTTGGAGGTAGATGAGGAACGTGCAACGGTTTTTATCAGAGAATATATCAATCGGATTATTGCGGAGACCTTCTCGGATTCCTTGACCTTCCAGATGGAAAATGATCAAATCCTGTCTATTATTTTCACAGAAATCACTGATCCGAATATCAACCATACACTCAAACAAATTAATCACATGATGGAAGCAGAACGGGAGTATTGCTTCCTTACGATCACGGCTTCAGGTGGTACCGAGGATTGGAATGAAGCGTATCAAAGTGGGCTTGAACAGCTTAAAAAGAGGAAGTTCGATGATGAAACTCAGATTATCGTGGATACTGAGCTGCAAGCTGAGAATATTCGATTAACACAAGCGCAAGAAGAGGAACTAGATGCCAATCTATACAACGGGAACGATGATGTTGTTCTCCTATTGGTGAGACGAGTGCTCGCTAGAATAAGAAAAAGTAATGAGAGCACGAAAAGTGTCCATCAATTCGCTGAATCCATCTTGCTTCATACACAAAGAAATCTTCAGCAGCGTAATATCGACCACACGTTTCTCCGTCAGACTTTCGCTGAATTGCAGAACTGTCATACTTATGAGCAACTTGACACACTTTTGTCCTGTGATATTAAGAGATCAGCCCTGCTTGTCAGGGAACTCAAAGATAAGCGAGACCACATTATTCACTACGTGTATGAGTATCTTGAGAATAACTATGACAAGGATATCACCTTGGATATCATGGCAGATAAGCTGCATATCACCCGCAGTTACTTGTCTACATATTTCAAAGAAAAGACGGGTACTAACTTTGTTGATTATGTCAATTCAGTTCGAATCGATAAAGCGAAGAAGCTGCTGCTTAATCCAGACATTCGTATTCAAGATATTGCCCAGTTTGCAGGCTACCAGAACATTAACTCCTTTAACCGCATGTTCAAGAAATCCACTGGCTTCACGCCCAGTGAATTTCGCAGAAATGAACAACAGTAA
- a CDS encoding GerAB/ArcD/ProY family transporter: MEISDKPRKGLLFQAFLLVFVISKAQLGVGVLGFQRVIFKSSGHDAWISVILAGLLTHLSIWLMIRTLAHYDSADLFGIHYALFGKWIGQLLSLAFMTYFAFYVLTISHTYIETVQSWIFSDFPTWLLMLLLIMLIAYGVTGGIRVIIGMCLFGFGGWILTTLFFYAAVQHAHWSFLLPIMEATPSQVLEGASKMPLTVAGFEVILFLYPFIRDPQNANRYAQIGVLLSNLFYLFVMTISIVYYSQNQMPKTIWATFSFLKIIRFPFLERFEYIAIPIWMLILVCNLMLFTWVILRGMKRVFQINQKRSLAVFCVILFASSFMFHRHGQVYKMNSLLNSVSTYVILYYPPLLFLLVKTVHAIKKRAIHR; this comes from the coding sequence ATGGAAATCTCGGATAAACCGAGGAAAGGACTACTATTTCAAGCATTCTTACTTGTCTTTGTCATAAGTAAGGCCCAATTGGGCGTAGGTGTACTGGGATTCCAGCGCGTTATTTTTAAATCATCGGGCCATGATGCCTGGATCTCGGTCATCTTAGCCGGTTTGCTTACACATCTTTCCATATGGCTGATGATTCGCACGCTGGCGCATTATGATTCCGCGGACTTGTTTGGCATTCATTATGCCTTATTCGGAAAATGGATAGGGCAGCTTCTAAGCCTCGCCTTTATGACCTATTTCGCTTTCTACGTCTTAACGATCTCCCATACGTATATCGAAACCGTACAGTCGTGGATCTTTTCCGATTTCCCGACATGGCTCCTTATGCTGCTTCTCATCATGCTAATTGCCTATGGGGTGACTGGCGGAATTCGAGTAATTATTGGCATGTGTCTGTTTGGTTTTGGAGGTTGGATCTTAACCACCCTATTTTTTTATGCGGCGGTGCAGCATGCTCATTGGAGTTTTTTGCTGCCGATCATGGAGGCTACCCCCTCTCAAGTGTTAGAAGGAGCAAGCAAGATGCCGCTTACGGTCGCTGGGTTTGAGGTCATCCTCTTTCTGTACCCGTTTATTCGCGACCCGCAAAATGCAAATCGTTACGCACAAATCGGCGTACTTCTAAGCAATCTGTTTTATTTGTTCGTTATGACCATCTCCATCGTGTATTACAGTCAAAATCAGATGCCAAAAACGATTTGGGCTACTTTCAGTTTTTTGAAAATTATCCGTTTTCCGTTCCTGGAACGCTTCGAATACATCGCCATTCCAATATGGATGCTGATTCTTGTATGCAATTTGATGTTATTCACATGGGTCATTTTACGCGGGATGAAGCGTGTTTTTCAAATAAATCAAAAGCGATCGCTAGCCGTATTCTGTGTCATACTCTTCGCTTCCTCCTTTATGTTCCATAGACATGGACAAGTATACAAGATGAACTCCCTCTTGAACTCCGTGTCGACCTATGTGATCTTGTACTATCCCCCCCTTCTTTTTCTACTGGTGAAAACCGTACATGCCATTAAGAAAAGAGCCATTCATCGCTAG
- the hepB gene encoding heparin/heparin-sulfate lyase HepB: protein MNLKWQSNLQLFLSFLMVLSISNGLLGSQEVQAVEASNVSDISVSSQTYSVAPTPENLVVNPGFESGDTGWEFWDGASSVVSNNANSGTNSVVVSAGNTGFAQNITTGVAENETYYFEVYGKVESGQDGRIFVTCRDSNNQDLYTTSMKNFVIASTDYKLRSAIFTAPPGTVKIQIWTWTNHPTGNYYLDDFVLRKHSGPTPTDNPYPAPPVLPPAEHPRLFVRATDLDEIRSRLAHAEVKDAWEHMLDAAGQSFTGELPAPNSKEKNNMDNVIMKTIQAKALLYLLQADEPSGQQAVSMMTNYLNTVVFPHHDYRPIGEALTLGSIVYDWCYPLMTASQRSHFIQRFESIAEGMEIGYPAIEQGAVVGHGSEAQLMRDQLSVGIAVYDENPAIYNLVAGRFFAEYVEPRNYVYPSNAQSQGDSYGPYRYQWDVFASWIFKRMGAGDVFNSDQGMTPYEWIYARRPDGQLMRNGDTFQSQRPFGEYWSEPMPNMLPASYYHDPFLKNEFLRQNSYNKSAKDDLWVILLDDPQLGTMNEQTLPLTKYFPEPSGQMTARTSWRGGVQSSTVVATMKVGTTMFTNHQHMDAGQFQLYYKGGLAIDSGIYEGTMGGYFDSHDLNYNKRTIAHNTMLVYDPNETFPAGSNDGGQRFLYEEPATMQELLNPTNNYEVADVVKHQLGPDAVTPDYSYIKGNLTKAYTSKMEDFKRSFVFLNLKNDDHPAALVVFDKVTSADANFKKTWLLHSENEPHISGDTVTLERTEKGYNGKLVNRTLLPASNNAEITKIGGTDKEFFVNGVNYPQKPWSEDSTEAGAWRVEVSPKANAETDVFLNVMQVMDAVDGPQPLATESIVSNEMVGVKIEDRAVLFSKSGVDITNTASFELPVSNKDVRVLVTDLSTGYWTVTKAGETASAEYEVTPDEGTLYFATTGGTYTLQHSPTRTLSVPIAIVTLPVQAEKDAVVMQVNGVDFAFNSELALSDSQVIIPYERLAAELGLRTNLQGSTLTMSRRGTTVEMTISSNVITINGQSATLQTPVTLRNGVVYIPLEVASITNWAVVKWDEFSLKAKVFSILPVTEYKVVEIDSSTTADVALQATDGDLNTVWTDNVPGAYLVYDLGETRKFDHIDLAWLNGQDRYYQYELLTSPDGSNWTSRYAGESLGSNDTYEAMYFAPVSARFVKLIGNGYRSDLGGSGEVSLKEMRIATPYYKVEAVRSSRGKGEEAIDGTLGTMWTAEDKGSWIEFDLGASYTVAGLGSSWYVGEEHFFDVWVSDDQKQWTTVFQGSNSGTTRGMEDIFFTPIGARYVRVVGKGDWNSIWEAVLYKPGVSNNANLSGLNVDSGALNEDFASGTKSYTQNVANRVTSIKVTPKLEDTSARVKVNGIAVASGQASQPISLGVGLNTFEVVVTAEDSTMNTYTIKVTRMAGHTTEGEVSSGGLASKDTNLSTMNLVADGKTLGLSPAFSPDIVQYTGETDAEWIELQLAATDSKAVVKLKDETIGSVKRVPLLIGDNKLIVSVKAEDGSTKTYTLSIKRNAAKDPSIPTLACSITDIEHHWAKLDICKAAALGIVEGVVNNYDPDGQVTRTEFIVMLLKTLQLSTAKESALSSFTDSSSIPEWGRSAIQTAAAMGLIEGYSDGTFRPQEHINRLEMAVIISRAMKLEKGTTQQAIADYNQIPGWAKSYVEAVYEHGLLEGAAGNRFVPYGVTTRAESAVIMLRIWNKLH from the coding sequence ATGAATCTTAAGTGGCAGTCAAACTTGCAGCTTTTCTTGTCCTTTCTCATGGTTCTCTCCATTTCCAACGGTTTGTTGGGCAGTCAGGAAGTTCAAGCAGTTGAGGCTAGTAATGTCAGTGATATAAGCGTATCTAGTCAGACTTATTCGGTCGCTCCGACACCGGAAAACCTAGTGGTAAATCCAGGCTTTGAATCCGGAGATACAGGTTGGGAATTTTGGGATGGTGCCTCCTCCGTTGTCAGTAACAATGCCAACAGTGGTACAAACAGTGTAGTGGTAAGTGCCGGAAATACAGGATTTGCTCAGAATATTACCACGGGTGTTGCAGAGAATGAAACCTACTATTTTGAAGTCTATGGAAAGGTCGAAAGCGGTCAAGATGGTCGCATTTTTGTTACTTGCCGCGATTCAAATAATCAGGATCTCTATACAACTTCAATGAAAAATTTCGTAATTGCATCGACAGACTATAAGCTGCGATCTGCAATCTTCACTGCACCGCCGGGTACAGTGAAGATTCAAATCTGGACATGGACAAATCATCCAACTGGTAATTATTATTTGGATGATTTTGTGCTAAGAAAACATAGCGGTCCAACACCAACTGATAATCCATACCCGGCCCCTCCTGTGCTGCCGCCAGCCGAACATCCACGTCTGTTCGTTAGGGCAACTGATCTGGATGAGATCCGCAGCCGCCTAGCGCATGCAGAAGTAAAGGATGCTTGGGAACATATGCTGGATGCTGCTGGACAAAGCTTTACCGGAGAACTTCCAGCTCCAAATTCCAAAGAAAAAAATAATATGGACAATGTTATTATGAAGACGATCCAAGCTAAGGCTTTATTGTATTTACTGCAAGCAGACGAACCAAGTGGCCAGCAGGCCGTCAGCATGATGACTAATTATTTGAACACTGTCGTCTTCCCACATCACGATTATCGTCCGATTGGTGAAGCTCTTACATTGGGTTCCATTGTATATGACTGGTGTTACCCGCTGATGACCGCGTCACAGCGATCGCATTTCATTCAGCGCTTTGAGTCTATAGCCGAAGGTATGGAGATTGGCTATCCTGCGATTGAGCAAGGTGCTGTAGTTGGACATGGCAGCGAAGCGCAACTGATGCGTGATCAGTTAAGTGTTGGTATTGCGGTTTATGACGAGAATCCAGCTATATATAACCTAGTAGCTGGGCGGTTCTTCGCTGAGTATGTGGAGCCGCGTAACTATGTATACCCTTCTAATGCTCAGTCTCAGGGGGATTCCTACGGACCTTATCGTTATCAATGGGATGTGTTTGCCTCATGGATATTCAAGCGGATGGGTGCTGGTGATGTATTTAATTCCGATCAAGGGATGACCCCATATGAATGGATCTATGCGCGTCGTCCCGATGGGCAGCTCATGCGTAACGGTGACACGTTTCAATCGCAAAGGCCATTCGGCGAATATTGGTCTGAGCCTATGCCGAACATGCTGCCTGCCAGCTACTATCATGATCCTTTTTTGAAGAATGAATTTCTGAGGCAAAATAGTTACAACAAATCAGCCAAGGATGATCTGTGGGTTATATTATTGGATGACCCTCAGTTGGGGACAATGAATGAACAAACGCTTCCGCTCACCAAATATTTTCCCGAGCCTTCTGGCCAGATGACGGCTCGAACGAGTTGGAGAGGCGGTGTACAGTCTTCTACCGTCGTTGCAACAATGAAGGTTGGCACCACCATGTTCACGAACCACCAGCATATGGATGCTGGACAGTTCCAACTGTATTACAAGGGTGGTTTGGCCATAGATTCGGGTATTTATGAAGGTACGATGGGGGGATACTTTGATTCCCACGATCTTAATTACAATAAACGCACGATTGCGCATAATACGATGTTAGTCTATGACCCTAACGAAACTTTTCCAGCTGGTTCGAATGATGGCGGTCAGCGCTTCTTATATGAAGAACCTGCTACGATGCAAGAATTGCTTAATCCCACGAATAATTATGAAGTTGCTGACGTCGTCAAACATCAGCTCGGTCCGGATGCAGTTACACCAGATTATAGTTACATAAAGGGAAACCTTACTAAAGCGTATACGTCCAAGATGGAGGATTTCAAACGTTCTTTTGTATTTCTTAACCTGAAGAATGATGATCATCCAGCTGCGTTGGTTGTATTCGATAAGGTAACTTCTGCTGATGCCAACTTCAAGAAAACTTGGTTGCTGCACAGCGAGAACGAACCTCACATATCAGGCGATACAGTCACCCTTGAACGCACAGAGAAAGGTTATAATGGGAAATTGGTCAATCGCACCTTACTGCCGGCTAGCAATAATGCTGAAATCACCAAGATTGGCGGAACAGATAAAGAATTTTTCGTCAATGGTGTCAATTATCCGCAAAAACCCTGGTCTGAGGATAGCACAGAAGCGGGTGCCTGGCGTGTGGAAGTTTCTCCGAAGGCTAACGCCGAAACAGATGTATTCTTGAATGTCATGCAGGTGATGGATGCAGTGGATGGTCCTCAGCCGCTGGCTACGGAATCGATCGTTTCGAATGAGATGGTTGGTGTGAAAATCGAAGATCGGGCTGTGCTTTTTTCCAAAAGTGGTGTTGATATAACCAACACTGCCAGCTTTGAACTGCCAGTATCGAACAAGGATGTCCGTGTATTGGTGACTGACCTAAGCACTGGCTATTGGACGGTAACTAAAGCTGGGGAAACGGCTTCAGCCGAATATGAGGTAACGCCTGATGAGGGTACGTTATATTTTGCTACTACAGGAGGTACGTATACCTTACAGCATTCTCCAACAAGAACTCTATCCGTACCAATAGCGATTGTAACATTACCGGTACAAGCTGAGAAGGATGCCGTAGTTATGCAAGTTAATGGCGTTGATTTCGCTTTTAATTCAGAACTGGCCTTAAGTGATAGTCAGGTGATTATTCCTTATGAACGGCTGGCTGCTGAGCTTGGTCTGAGAACCAATCTGCAAGGATCGACTTTGACAATGAGTCGCCGAGGAACAACGGTTGAGATGACCATTTCTAGCAATGTGATCACCATCAATGGTCAATCCGCAACGCTGCAAACACCGGTAACCCTTAGAAATGGAGTCGTTTATATTCCACTTGAGGTCGCCTCTATAACCAATTGGGCGGTGGTCAAGTGGGATGAATTCTCCCTGAAAGCGAAAGTATTTTCGATTCTACCGGTGACCGAATATAAAGTAGTCGAGATCGATTCCAGTACGACCGCAGATGTTGCTTTACAAGCAACTGATGGAGATCTGAATACCGTATGGACCGATAATGTACCGGGCGCCTACTTGGTCTATGATCTCGGTGAAACTCGGAAGTTCGATCATATCGATCTCGCCTGGCTCAATGGGCAGGATCGTTACTATCAATACGAGCTGTTGACATCACCGGATGGCAGCAATTGGACTTCCAGATATGCAGGGGAGAGTTTAGGAAGCAATGATACCTATGAAGCAATGTATTTTGCCCCTGTATCTGCTAGATTCGTTAAGCTAATTGGGAACGGATATCGCTCAGATCTGGGAGGAAGCGGTGAAGTATCGCTCAAAGAGATGCGCATTGCTACGCCGTATTACAAGGTTGAAGCTGTACGGTCCTCTAGAGGCAAGGGAGAAGAGGCCATTGACGGCACTTTGGGAACGATGTGGACGGCTGAAGATAAAGGGTCATGGATCGAATTTGATCTCGGTGCATCCTACACGGTGGCCGGGCTGGGCAGTTCTTGGTACGTAGGAGAAGAGCATTTTTTCGATGTGTGGGTCTCAGATGATCAGAAGCAATGGACGACTGTATTCCAAGGCAGCAACAGCGGAACCACGAGAGGCATGGAGGATATCTTCTTTACACCGATCGGAGCAAGGTATGTTCGGGTAGTTGGGAAAGGTGATTGGAATTCAATATGGGAAGCAGTCTTGTATAAACCCGGGGTATCGAATAATGCGAACTTAAGTGGCTTAAATGTCGATAGTGGAGCCCTTAACGAGGATTTTGCCTCAGGAACGAAAAGCTACACACAAAATGTTGCTAACCGGGTAACAAGTATAAAGGTCACGCCAAAGTTGGAGGATACCTCGGCAAGGGTCAAAGTAAACGGTATAGCAGTTGCGAGCGGTCAGGCGAGCCAACCGATCTCACTTGGTGTAGGGTTGAATACCTTTGAGGTGGTAGTTACTGCGGAGGACAGTACGATGAATACCTATACCATTAAGGTAACCCGCATGGCAGGTCATACCACGGAGGGCGAAGTGTCATCAGGCGGGTTGGCAAGTAAAGATACGAATTTATCCACAATGAACCTTGTAGCCGATGGGAAGACACTAGGACTATCTCCAGCGTTTTCTCCGGACATTGTTCAATATACAGGGGAGACGGATGCGGAATGGATAGAGCTTCAACTAGCTGCTACAGATTCGAAAGCGGTTGTGAAGCTGAAAGATGAAACGATTGGCTCTGTAAAAAGAGTGCCATTACTAATCGGAGACAATAAGTTGATCGTTTCCGTCAAAGCTGAGGATGGGTCCACGAAGACCTATACGTTAAGCATTAAACGCAATGCGGCTAAAGACCCTTCAATTCCGACCTTGGCATGTTCGATTACGGATATCGAACATCACTGGGCTAAGCTTGATATATGTAAAGCAGCGGCGCTTGGAATTGTCGAAGGTGTTGTAAATAACTATGATCCTGACGGACAGGTAACACGAACAGAGTTTATTGTCATGCTGCTGAAGACCCTTCAACTATCTACAGCTAAAGAATCGGCTTTATCTTCATTCACTGACAGCAGCAGCATTCCAGAGTGGGGACGATCTGCTATCCAAACAGCAGCAGCTATGGGATTGATCGAAGGATATTCGGATGGGACATTCCGTCCACAAGAGCATATTAACCGATTAGAAATGGCGGTTATAATCTCAAGAGCAATGAAATTGGAGAAGGGTACTACCCAACAGGCTATTGCTGATTATAACCAGATTCCAGGCTGGGCAAAGTCCTATGTAGAGGCTGTCTATGAACATGGGCTTCTAGAGGGAGCGGCAGGTAACCGGTTTGTTCCTTATGGCGTAACAACTAGAGCTGAATCCGCTGTGATCATGCTAAGGATTTGGAATAAACTTCACTAA
- a CDS encoding carbon-nitrogen hydrolase family protein: protein MKVNVQDNNILPPFSSGIWQSWTPRLEIAPIFDKKLECNETLLIISSVDSFQAYGAWYCEIHGVLDGTSYEIMTDYETRQVDYESVSVNVIVTWMDQSGKWLGRGYIDTYEITEDGLTRLKKRLDPPAGSRSVKIELEFRWSQGGSVTFRQASLRPVEAAGSRKVKLVTTYVNPNGDHRSDLSANLQELLNTLELAGHEQPDLVCLSETLYDRSSGYRVEEIAQTLNGEVVKAICQKAKEIQAYVVFNLYEKDGFCLYNTSLLIDRSGEIVGLYRKVHLPLFEAQDGITPGSDYPVFATDFGIVGLLICWDQSFAESARCLRMKGAEILCISTAGESKIQQIARAVDNGMYVVVAGINGDMVDDGSGKWVCNPRSKPSRIINPNGDILGEIGPDDSKVLGVEINLNAKFMEYWMSVGPTFGEKRSLFARERRPDTYS, encoded by the coding sequence ATGAAAGTAAATGTACAAGATAACAACATATTGCCTCCGTTTTCTTCTGGAATTTGGCAATCGTGGACACCAAGACTGGAAATAGCTCCGATATTTGATAAAAAGTTAGAATGTAACGAGACGTTGCTTATCATATCTTCAGTGGACTCTTTTCAAGCTTATGGGGCTTGGTATTGTGAAATACATGGTGTTCTTGATGGTACTTCATATGAAATCATGACTGACTATGAAACGAGGCAGGTCGATTATGAATCAGTTTCTGTGAATGTAATTGTGACGTGGATGGATCAATCAGGCAAATGGTTAGGTAGAGGGTATATAGATACGTACGAAATTACGGAGGACGGCCTTACAAGACTAAAGAAAAGATTGGATCCGCCAGCAGGCTCGAGGTCAGTGAAGATTGAACTTGAATTTCGCTGGTCCCAAGGCGGTTCGGTTACTTTCAGGCAAGCATCACTTCGTCCAGTTGAGGCAGCTGGATCACGTAAGGTTAAGCTGGTGACCACCTATGTGAATCCAAATGGTGATCATAGATCAGATCTTTCCGCTAATTTACAGGAACTGCTTAATACACTTGAGCTTGCAGGACACGAACAACCAGATCTGGTTTGTTTATCTGAGACCTTGTATGATCGTTCCTCTGGCTATAGGGTCGAAGAGATCGCACAAACTTTGAATGGTGAAGTTGTGAAGGCTATTTGCCAAAAAGCGAAAGAGATCCAAGCTTATGTCGTATTTAATCTTTATGAAAAAGATGGTTTTTGTTTGTATAATACAAGCCTATTAATTGATCGCAGCGGAGAAATTGTTGGTCTTTATCGCAAGGTTCATCTTCCTCTGTTTGAAGCTCAAGACGGTATAACACCGGGAAGTGATTATCCCGTTTTTGCTACGGATTTCGGAATAGTAGGCCTATTGATTTGTTGGGATCAGAGTTTTGCAGAGTCTGCGCGGTGCCTTCGGATGAAAGGTGCGGAAATTCTCTGTATTTCTACGGCAGGTGAATCGAAGATCCAACAGATCGCTCGAGCCGTTGATAATGGCATGTATGTCGTAGTTGCTGGAATTAATGGTGATATGGTAGATGATGGATCCGGCAAATGGGTCTGTAACCCTAGGAGTAAGCCTAGTCGAATTATTAACCCAAATGGAGACATTTTAGGTGAAATCGGTCCAGATGATTCTAAAGTGTTAGGGGTAGAAATCAATTTAAATGCCAAATTTATGGAATATTGGATGTCGGTAGGGCCAACTTTTGGTGAAAAACGCAGCTTGTTCGCTCGTGAAAGAAGACCGGATACTTATAGTTAA
- a CDS encoding Ger(x)C family spore germination protein: protein MRKRFCLTMLLSTTVVFSGCVKPSILENLALGIIIGYDALENERILTTSVLQKIDPSAREKTQVVASTAFTSKGSRISSNRELSKNLVGGQVRVVMYGKKLASKGIIDMVDTLSRDPTLGDMIYLCVSDDEASHILTHRYREISNIGMYLYENLKQNSEREELPSPTLQDFLRDYYSVGKDPVIPLLKRKGNEVYIKGLALFHDDRMVHEASPRQGFLLKVICNTKKAGYYELIVGTEKLAQYLEHPDTEVKLVFANARSSSSIKLLDTKKPEFALSVSILGDLQEISVHYPLDKAEAIAALQQEIEKKLKKEIEAFLTSLQTNESDAVGFGEVYRSHIRNTKLTKDKWHLMFKEAKINVHVNFNLRHTGAIE from the coding sequence GTGAGAAAACGCTTTTGTCTAACGATGTTGTTGAGCACAACCGTTGTGTTCTCGGGATGTGTCAAACCATCCATTTTGGAAAACTTGGCGCTCGGCATTATTATCGGGTATGATGCTCTGGAGAATGAACGCATACTGACAACCTCGGTTTTGCAAAAAATCGATCCCAGCGCCCGAGAAAAGACGCAGGTTGTAGCCAGTACGGCTTTCACCAGTAAAGGTTCGCGCATTTCTTCGAATCGAGAGCTGAGCAAGAATTTGGTTGGCGGACAGGTGCGAGTCGTGATGTACGGCAAAAAACTAGCCTCCAAAGGGATCATCGATATGGTTGATACGTTGTCCCGTGACCCCACCCTTGGCGATATGATTTACCTTTGCGTAAGCGATGATGAAGCTTCACATATTTTAACGCATCGCTATCGGGAAATTTCTAATATTGGCATGTACCTTTATGAAAATTTAAAACAAAATTCAGAGCGGGAGGAGCTCCCTTCCCCAACTCTGCAAGATTTTCTGCGTGATTATTACAGTGTAGGCAAAGATCCCGTTATACCTCTGCTGAAACGAAAGGGAAACGAGGTTTATATCAAAGGCCTCGCTTTATTTCATGATGACCGCATGGTTCATGAAGCTTCGCCACGACAAGGATTTCTGCTCAAAGTAATTTGCAATACCAAGAAGGCGGGATACTACGAGCTGATTGTTGGCACCGAAAAGTTAGCGCAGTATTTGGAACATCCAGATACAGAGGTAAAGCTTGTCTTTGCCAATGCGCGAAGCAGCAGTTCCATTAAGCTTCTTGACACGAAAAAGCCAGAGTTTGCATTGTCAGTGTCCATCCTTGGCGATCTGCAAGAAATCTCAGTCCACTATCCACTTGACAAGGCCGAAGCCATTGCTGCGCTGCAGCAAGAAATCGAAAAGAAACTCAAGAAAGAAATAGAAGCCTTCCTGACTAGTTTGCAGACGAATGAATCGGATGCTGTTGGTTTTGGTGAGGTTTATCGCTCTCACATCAGAAACACAAAGCTAACCAAAGACAAGTGGCATCTCATGTTCAAAGAAGCAAAAATCAACGTGCACGTAAATTTCAATCTGCGGCATACCGGTGCTATCGAGTGA